CTCGACGGCGGTTTGCACCTGCGCCAGGCGCAGCTCGTTGCTCGCGGACATGGTCTTGAGCTGCTCGCGCATCGCCTCGGTCAGGCGCAGCATCGCCTGGTCCTGCGCCTCGCGCGAGGCGAGTGCCTGCGCGGCGAGCGACTGGTTGCTGTTCTGCAGCCCCAGGTTCAGGGTCTGCTGGAACTGCGCCAGGCCTTGCAGCAGCTCCTGGCGCGTGCCGCTGGCGCTGCGGCCCAGCTCGTCGCGCAGCTCGCGCTCCAGGCGCTCGCTGTTCTGTTGCACCGCCGCCACCAGCTGGGCGGCACCCTCGCCACGCCGGCCCTGCAGCACCAGCACGATCAAACAGGCCAGCAGCGCCAGGGCCACCAGCAGAAGAATTTCAACAAGCGTCATGCGGGCATTGTCTCAGCCCCGCTCACGGGCCCGGGGCGCCCACCCGTTCGAGGGGGCGGGAAAGCCCCGGGGCACAAACTTGTGGCGCCGCGCTGGCGGGCCGCTAGCCTTGCGGCACTTTATTCAAGACCTGCCGTATGAAAACGATCTACAAGCTCAGCGCCCTGGCGCTGCTGGCCCAGCTCAGCGGCCACGGCCTCGCCAGCCCGGCCGCCACCGGCCTGGACCGCCATGGTTTCGACGCCCAGGTGCGCGCACAGGACGACCTGTATCGCGCCGTCAACGGGCAATGGATCAAGGCCACCGCCATCCCCGGCGACCGCGCGGTGATCGGCACCTTCACCGACCTGAGCGACCGCGCCGATGCGCGCCTGCGCAGCATCGTCGAGGGCCTGGCCGCCAAGCCGCAGCGGCCCGGCAGCAAGGAGGCCCAGATCGGCGCCTTCTACAGCGCCTACCTGGACCTGGACGCGATCGAGCGCGCCGGCCTCGCGCCCATGCAGCCCCTGCTGGCCGAGATCGACGCGATCGACAGCCGCGCCGCGCTGGCGCAGTGGCAGGGTCGCATGCAGGGCCGCGTGCTCACCCCGCTGCAGCTGGACGTGCTGCCCGACTTCAAGCAGCCCGGCGTCAACCGCGCCCTGCTGCGCCAGAGCGGCCTGGGCCTGCCCAGCCGCGACTATTACCTGAAGGCCGACGACGCCCGCATGGCCCGGGCGCGCGCCGCCTACATCGCCTATCTGACCCTGCTGGCCGGCCAGCTCGGCGAGCCGGCGCCGGCCGAGGCCGCGCAGCGCGTGATGGCGCTGGAACAGCGCATCGCCGCCCTGCACTGGGACGAGGTGGAGAGCCGCGACTCGGTGAAGATCTACAACCCCCATACGCCCGCTCAGCTGCAGGGGCTGGTGCCCGCCTATGACTGGCAGGGCCTGCTGGCCGCGGCGCAGATGCGCCAGGTGGACAAGCTGGTGGTCTGGCAGCCCAGCGCCGCCGTCGGCATCGCCAAGCTGCTGGCCGAGGAGCCGCTGGCCGACTGGAAGCTCTACCAGAAGCTGCACAGCCTGGACGCCCATGCCGCGGTGCTGCCCAAGACCATCCGAGAGGCGCGCTTTGCCTTCCGCGGCACCGCGCTGACCGGGGCCAGCGAGGAGCGTCCGCGCTGGCAGCAGGGCATCAACGCCGTCAACGAGGCCCTGGGCGAGGCGCTGGGCCAGCTCTATGTGGCCAAGCATTTCCCGGCCGCCCACAAGGCCCGCATGCAGGCCCTGGTGGCCAACCTGATGGCGGCCTTCGGCGACTCCATCGACACCCTGGACTGGATGAGTGCCGAGACCAAGGCGCAGGCCAAGATCAAGCTCTCCAAGTACAGCGTCAAGATCGGCTATCCCGACGCCTGGCGCGACTACGGCGCGTTGCAGGTGCGCGCCGGCGACGCGCTGGGCAACCGCGATCGCGCCGTGGCGTTTGAGTGGGCGCGCATCGCCGCCAAGCTGGGCCAGCCGGTGGACCGCGGCGAATGGGGCATGTTCCCGCAGCAGGTGAATGCCTACTACGAGCCCACCACCAACGAGATCGTGTTCCCGGCCGCCATCCTGCAGCCACCCTTCTTCGACATGAAGGCCGACGACGCCGTCAACTACGGCGCCATCGGCGCCATCATCGGCCATGAGATCAGCCATGGCTTCGACGACGACGGCAGCCAGTTCGACGGCGACGGCATGCTGCGCAACTGGTGGACCGAGACCGACCGCAAGGCCTTCGAGGCGGTGGGCGCCAAGCTGGTGAAGCAATACGCCGGCTACGAGGCCATCCCCGGCAAGCAGGTGAACGGCCAGCTCACGCTGGGCGAGAACATCGCCGACCTCTCCGGCCTGCAGGTGGCCTACAAGGCCTACCAGCGTTCGCTGAAGGGCAAGCCCGCGCCGGTGCTGGGCGGGCTGAGCGGCGAGCAGCGCTTCTTCATGGGCTGGTCGCAGGGCTGGCGCGAGAAGATGCGCGAGGAGCGCAGCCTGCAACTGCTGACGGCCGACCCGCATGCCCCGGCCGAGTTCCGCGCCAACGGCGCGCCGGTGAATATCGACGCCTTCCACCAGGCCTTTGGCACCAAGCCGGGCGACAAGCTCTACAAGCCGAGCGCCGAACGCATCCGCATCTGGTGAGGCCTCGGCCTCAGGCGGGGCCGGCGGGCGGCCGGGCGATCAAACGCCGCCTGCCGGCGGCTTGAGGCCACGCCGCCACAACGCGGCCTGGTTGGCAAAGCTTTCGGCCGAGAGCGGCCGTGCGAACAGAAAGCCCTGGAAGGCCGAGCAACCCATGGCGCGCAGGCAGTCCAGCTGCGCCTGGGTCTCCACCCCCTCGGCCACCACGTCCAGGCCCAGGTCGCGACCCAGGCGCACGATGGTGGCGGCGATATGGCAGGCGTCCGGGTCGTCGGGCAGGTCGCGCACAAAGCTCTGGTCCACCTTGAGCTGGTGCAGCGGCAGGCGCTTGAGCAGGCTCAGCGAGGAGAAGCCGGTGCCGAAATCGTCCAGCGCCAGGCGTATGCCCTGGGCGCGCATGGCCTGCATCTTGGCCAGCAGGTCGTCGAAGTCCTGGGCATAGGCGGATTCGGTGAGCTCGAACTTGATCAGGCCGGCCTCGCGCAGTGCGCGCGGCACGGTCTCGATCAGGCGCTCGGTGGCGGCATCCGACTGCAGCTGCACCGAGCTGACATTGATGGCCATGGGCAGGCCGGCCAGCGCCCCGCCCTGCTGCCACTGCAGCAGCAGGCTGCATACCTGTTCCAAGAGACGCTGGCCGGCCGGCTTGATCAGGCCGGTGGCCTCGGCCATCGGGATGAACTCGCCCGGCGGCACCAGGCCGCGCAGCGGATGGCGCCAGCGCATCAGCACCTCGGCCCCCATCAAGCGCCCCTCGGCATCACACTGGGCCTGGAAGAAGGGCTCGATCTCGCCGGCGGCAATGCCGCGCGCGAAGTCCAGCTCCAGCTCGGTGGCCTGACGCGCATCGCGCAGCATGGTCTGCACGCTGAGATAAAGCATCACCACCGTCAGCAGCGCCACCAACCAGATCGCGCGCTGGCGTGTCAGCTCCGACATCGGCAAGGGCTCCACGAAGCGGAGCTCGGTCGACTGCAACACCACAAACGCGCCCAGCACCAGGAGCGTGAGCAGCAGGCGCAGCCAGCCCTCGCCGTACTGCAGAAAGTAGAACACGCAGACGAACAGGGGCAGCAGGTAAAGGTGGGCACTCCGCGGCGCGCCCGCGCTGGGCAGGTCCAGCAGCAGGCACATGCCCAGCACCGCCAGCAGGCAGCCGAGGCTAAACAACAGCACGGCGACGCGGTGCAGATGCAGGCGCAGCAAACCCAGCGTGAGGGCGCCGGCCAGCACCGCGCTGCCCGGCAGCAGGGCCGCCAGGGGCCGGCCCATCAGGATGAAATAACTCGCCCAGGGGATGGAGCCCAGCATCGCCACCCAGGCCATCACCGTGAGCAGGCGTGCGCGGCGCAGCGCAAATGCCTGCGGCAGGCTGCCCTCGCCCTCATTGAAACGGCGCAGCGCGCCCAACCAGACCTCGCGCCCTGGCATCGTCAATGGCCTCCCCATGAGCCTTGTATGTCGGGCGAGTGGAAGGGGTGGCGCGGCGCTTGTCAAGCGCCCGTTTTCAGGGGCGTGGCTTGAGCGGCAGGTTGAGGGCCGTGGGCGGCACGCCGCCGCCGAAGAACGCGATCAGGTTGTCCACCGCCAGATTGCACATGGCGCGGCGCGTCGGCACCGAGGCGCTGGCAATATGCGGCGTTAGCACCACATTGGCGCACTGCAGCAGGGCCGGGTGCACCGTGGGTTCGCCCTCGAACACATCCAGGCCGGCCGCGGCGATGCGGCCCGCGGCCAGCGCCTCGGCCAGCGCGGCATCGTCGACCACGCCGCCGCGCGCGATATTGGTGAGCGTGGCGGTCGGCTTCATCAGCGCCAGCTCGCGCGCCGCCACCATATGGTGCGAGGCGGGCGTGTAGGGCAGCACGATCACCAGGTGGTCGGACTGGCGCAGCAACTCGTCCTTCTCGACCCAGCGCGCCGCGAGGGGCGCCTCCTGCTCGGCGGGCAGGCGGCTGCGGTTGTGATAGATCACCGGCATGCCGAAGCCCAGCGCGCCGCGTCTGGCGATCGCCTGGCCGATGCGGCCCATGCCCAGGATGCCCAGGGTGGCGCCATGCACGTCGGCGCCGGCAAACAGGTCCACGCGCCATTGCTTCCAGTCGCCGCGGCGCAGGTAATGCTCGCTCTCGCTGATGCGGCGCGCCGCCGCCATCATCAGCGCGAAGCCGAAATCGGCGGTGGTCTCGGTGAGCACGTCGGGCGCATTGCTGACCAGCACGCCGCGCACGCTGCAGGCGTCCAGGTCCACATTGTTGTAGCCCACCGTCATCAGGCAGACCGCACGCAGGTCCGGGCAGGCGTCCAGCAGGGTCGCGTCGATGCGTTCGGTGCCCGAGGCGAACAGGCCCTGCTTGCCCTGCAGGCGCCGTATCAGTTCGGCCTGCGGCAGCGGCTCGTTGGCGTCGTGCAGATCGACCTCGCAATGCGCGCGCAGGCGCTCGACGATGTCGGGGAAGATGCGGCGGGCCACCAGGACCTGGGCTTTGTTGTTTGGCATGTCAGCGGAACCAGATGAGGGTCATGAGAAGGAACAGCGGCAGCAGCACCGCGGCGGCCCAGGCCATGTAGCCAAAGAAGCTGGGCATGCGGATGCCGCGCTCCTCGGCAATGGCCTTGACCATGAAGTTGGGGGCGTTGCCGATATAGCTGTTGGCCCCCATGAAGACCGAGCCGGCCGACAGCGCCGCCAGGGTGCTGGCGAGCGGCCCCATCAGCGCCTGCGGGTCGCCGCCGGCGAGGTTGAAGAACACCAGATAGGTGGGCGCGTTGTCGAGGAAGGACGAGAGCGCACCGCTGAGCCAGAAATAGGCCCAGGGCAGTGGCTCGCCATGCACGCCGGTGACGGCGCGCGCGATCGGCGCAAACGCCCCCTGCTCGCCCGCCTTCAGCATGGCCAGCACCGGGATCATGGTGAGGAAGATGCCGGCAAACAGCTTGGCCACCTCCTGCATGGGCCCCCAGCTGAACTGGTTGCGCTGCCGCACGCCGCGCGGCGTGATCGCCAGCGAGCAGGCCGTCAGCGCCAGCAGGCCGAGGTCGCGCAGCAGCCCCGGCAGGCCGAGCTCGACGCCCAGCAGCTGGAGGCTGATGCCGGGCTTCCAGATGCCACTCAGCAGCACCAGGCCCACCACCGCAGCCAGCGGCAGCAAATTCCAGGCGCCCAGCAGGCCCAGGCGGTCGTCGTCGGGGGTCGGGTCTTGCCTCGTCACCCCTTCCCTGCGGTAGCAGAAGCTGTCGATGGCATAGAAGATCGCCAGCAGGGTGAGCACCAGGAACAGGGTCTGGGGCGCGATCGCCCTGAGCGTCCAGAAGAAGTCCACCCCTTGCAGAAAGCCCAGGAACAGCGGCGGGTCGCCCAGCGGCGTGAGCGAACCGCCGGCGTTCGAGACGATGAAGATGAAGAACACCAGCACATGGGCGGCGTGGCGCCGGTTGTCGTTGGCGCGTAGCAGCGGCCGCACCATTAGCATCGAGGCGCCGGTGGTGCCCATCACGCTGGCCAGCAGCGCACCGATCGCCATCAGGCCCGCGTTCAGGCCCGGGCTGCCATGCAGATTGCCGCGCACATAGATGCCGCCCGCGGTGCTGAAGAGCGCAGTCAGCAGGATGATGAAGGGCAGGTATTCGGCGAGCAGGGTATGGGCCAGCAGCGGGCCAACTGCCCCCACGCCCTGGCTGGCGGCCAGGGGCAGCAGGAAGGCGAGCGCCCAGCCGGCGGCAATCTTGCCGTAGTGGCGATGCCAGACCCGCGGCAGCAAGAGCGGCATGAGGGCGATGGACAGCAGCATGCCCGCGAAGGGCAGGCCCCACCACGCGCCCAGGCTGCCCAGCGGGTCGGGCACGGCCATCAATCGGCCAGGAAGCGCGTGAACTCGGCCACCGGCGCGCGCTCGGTCACCAGGCTGTTCTCCACCGCGGCCGGGTCGGCATAGCCCAGCGCCATGCCGCACACCAGCATCTGCTCGGGCCGCAAGCGCAGCTCATCGGCGATCAGGCGGTGGAACTGGGTGAAGGCCGCCTGCGGGCAGGTATGCAGGCCGCGCGCGCGCGCGGCGATCATGATGTTCTGCAAAAACATGCCGTAGTCCAGCCAGCTGCCCTGCTGCATGACGCGGTCGATGCTGAACACCAGGCCTACCGGCGCGTCGAAGAACTGGTAGTTGCGGCCATGCTGGTCGTGCATGCGGGCCTTGTCGGTCTTGCCGATGCCCAGCAGGCCGTAGAGGTCCCAGCCCACCTTGCGGCGCCGGTCGATATAGGGCGCGGCCCATTCGCGCGGGTAGTAGGCGTATTCCTCCTGGTGGGTGGCGAGTTCGGCGGGGTCGTCGAAGGCGGCCTGGATGCGCGCCGAGAAGCGCTGCTTGGCGGCACCGGTGAGCACATGCACCTGCCAGGGCTGGGTGTTGGTGCCCGAGGGTGCCCGCGCCGCGACACGCAAGATCTCCTCGATCACATCGCGCGGCACCTCGGTGGGCAGGAAGGCACGCATCGAGTGGCGGCTGGTGATGGCGGCGTCCACCGCGGCGGTCTCGGCGGGGCTGGGTTGCTCGTACAGGTTCACAGCATCAATCCTTCCAGGGCTTTCAGATAGGGGTCGGGCAAGGCCGCGACGGGGCGGCGCGACTCGCGCTCCACATAGACATGCACGAAATGCCCGCGCGCGGCACACAAGGCCTGGCCGGGCGCGAACAGGCCGATCTCGTAGCGCACGCTGGAGCGGCCGCGCTGCGCCACGCGCAGGCCGGCCTCCACCTGCTGCGGAAAGGCCAGCGAGTCGAAGAAGTTGCAATGCGTCTCCACCACCAAGCCGATCACCTCGCCGCCATGGATGTCCAGCGCGCCCTGGGCAATCAGGTACTGGTTCACCGCGGTGTCAAACAGGCTGTAGTAGACGACGTTGTTGAGGTGGCCGTAGATGTCGTTGTCCATCCAGCGCGTGCCCAGGCTGACGAACTGGGCATAGGCGGCACGGGGTTCGGGGGCGGGTCGGGCGTTGCTCATGCGGCCATTGTTCCATCGCCATCGGCCCAGCGCTGCCACGCCCGTGACGCCGCGGCCAGGGTATTCACCTGCACCGCCACGGTGCTGGCAAGGTCGTGGCCATAGCCACCGGCCATGGTCAGCGCCACCGGGATGCGGCGCTCGGCCAGGGCCTGCAAGACGAGCTCGTCGCGCGCCAGCAGGCCGGCGGTGCTGAGCTTGAGCCGGCCCAGGCGGTCGCCCTCGTGCGGGTCGGCGCCGGCCAGGTAGAAGGCCAGCCCGACGCTGCCGCAGGCCGCCCAGACGCGCGCCAGCCCGGCCTGCAGCGCCGCCAGGTACTCGGCATCGCGGCAGCCGTCCGGTAGTTCCACGTCCAGATCGCTGGGCTCCTTGCGGAAGGGAAAGTTCTTCGCGCCATGCATGGAGAAGGTGAACACCGTGGGGTCGTCGCGGAAGATCGCCGCCGTGCCATTGCCCTGGTGCACGTCCAGGTCGATCACCAGCACACGCAGGCCCGGCACGGCCGAGCCATGGGCGCGGTGCCACTCGGTCTGCATCAGGCGCGCCGCCACCGCCACATCGTTGAAGACGCAGTAGCCGCTGCCCTTGTCGGCATGGGCGTGGTGGGTGCCGCCGGCCAGATTGGCCGCCACCCCTTCGGCCAGGGCGGCGCGCGCCGCCTCGATGCTGGCGCCCACCGAATGGCGCGAGCGCGCCGCCATCGAGGGCGACCAGGGGAAGCCGATCTCGCGCTGCTCGGCCGCGCTCAAATGCCCCTGCAGAACCTTGTCCACATAGTCGGGGCTGTGCGCCAGCGCCAGTTCGCCCTCGCTGGCGGGAGCGGCGGCGCGCAGCCGTATCGCCCCGGGCGCGCGCTCGATCTGCTCGCGCAGCAGGCGGTATTTGCTCTGCGGAAAGCGGTGCCCGGGCGGCAGGGCCAGGCTGTGGGCATCGGAATGAAAGGCCAGCATGGCCGCCACCTTAGCCGCTTTGTCGCCGCTGCGTCATGTGGAGGTCACGCACATCGGCGATGCTGCGCAGCTGCTTACAAAGTATTTTGCTGCACCGCACAAAAAGTTCTTGCATTCGTCGCCGACATCCCTATACTTCGAGTCATGTTGCAGTGCACCATAAACACTGTGAACGAGGTCCACGAGGAATCCCCGCGGAAATCCGCTCAGTTTTTTAGGAGAACACCATGCTGACTGCTGAACAAATCTTTGCTGCTCACAAGGCCAATGTCGAAACCCTGTTTGGTCTGACCAACAAGGCCTTCGAAGGCGTTGAGAAGCTGGTCGAACTGAACCTGCAAGTGGCCAAGACGGCCCTGGGCGAAGTCGCCGACACCACCCAAGCCGCCCTGTCGGTGAAGGACGCGCAAGAGCTGCTGGCCCTGCAAGCCGCGCTGCTGCAACCCTCCGCCGAGAAGGCCGCTTCCTACAGCCGCCATCTGTACGACATCGCCGCCGCCACCAACGCCGAAGTGGTGAAGGTTGCCGAGGCCCAGCTGGCCGATGCCCAAGCCAAGTTCGCCGCCGTGGTGGAAACCGCGTCCAAGAACGCCCCGGCCGGCACCGAGAACGCCGTGGCCCTGGTGAAGTCGGCCGTGGCCGCTGCCAACAACGCCTTCGAGAACGTGCAAAAGGCTGCCAAGCAAGCCTCCGAAGTGGCCGAAGCCAACTTCAATGCCGTGACCAACACCGCCGTCAAGGCCAGCCAGACCGCCAGCCGCTCGTCCAAGCGCGCTGCCTAAGCTGTAACGATTGTCTCCTCGGTGCCCAAGGAGACCCCGCGCGGGTCTCGCAAGTACCGTTCAAGGCCCGATGCTCGCATCGGGCTTTTTTTCGTCCGGCCGCGTCGACGCTGCTGCTAGCATGCGCGCCAAAAGGCCAGATCGAATGACGCTCAAGTCCCTTGTCAGCGTGCCCCAGGCGCGACCCGGCCATTGCGCCAACTGCGGCAGCGCCCTGCCCGAGCCGCCCACCAAGTTCTGCGGCGCCTGCGGCCAGGAGACGCGCATCAAGCCGCCCAGCCTGCTGGAATTCCTGCAGCAGTTCGGCGGCGCCTACATCTCCACCGAGGGCGCGCTGTGGCGCACCCTGTGGCGCCTGCTGCTCTTGCCGGGCCAGCTGACGCTGGAATACTTCGCCGGCCGGCGCCGCCACTTCGTGCTGCCGATACGCCTGTACCTGACCATCAGCGTGCTGGCCCTGGTGGCAATCCGCTTCAGCGGCGTGCTCGACGTCGATGGCAAGCCCGAGAGTCTGATCAAGTTCGACTCGCCCAAGCCCACCGAGACCTTCTTCGAATGGGGCGCGCACCGCGCCGGGCTGAAGGAGGGCGAGTTCTACTGCGAGCAGATGCCGACCAAGCTGTGCGAACGCGTGCAGCGCCGCATCAAGATGGACCCCGAGGCCACCGCCGGCCTGATGCGCGAGCTGCCCGAGCGCTTTGTCGGCAATCTGGGCTCGGCCATGTTCGTGATGCTGCCCTTCTATGCCTTCTGGCTGAAGCTGGTCTACATCGACAAGCGGCGGCGCTACACCGAGCACCTGGTGTTCGCCCTGCACCTGCATGCCTTCTGGTTCGCGATGGCGCTGCTGCTGGTGAGCGGCGTCAAGCCCCTCGTGATCGGCGCGGCGGTGGCGATCAACGTCTACCCGCTGATCGCCCTGCACCGCGTCTACCGCACGCGCTGGTGGAGCACCTTCATGCGCGCGGGGCTGCTGTTCATGCTGTATGCCAACACGCTGGGCTTCGGCCTGGCGGCGGTCGGCTTGTGGGCCTTCTTCAGCTAGCGTTGCGCTCGATGCGGTCGAGCTGATCGGCCACCAGCTCGAGGCGCAGCAGGGGATTGTCCAGCGCCATCAGGCGCTGCTTGTCGGCCTGCGGCAGCGGCAGCAGCTCGCACCAGCGATTCGCCAGCCAGCCGCAGTCGTTCCAGTGGTAGGGCGGCTGCAGCGGCAGGTCCTCGCTGGCCACCGCCTGCTCGAAACGGCTCAGCAAGACTTGCAGCTGGCGGCTGACGCGCCGCAGATCCTCCGGCACCGCCACCTGCTGGTCTTCCGCCAGCAGGCGCGCCTCGCCCACCCACAGCCCATGCGGCAGCTGTTGGCGGCTGCTCAGCTCGAAGCGCTGGCCGCCGCGGCAGCGGATCTGCAGCAAGCCCGGCTGCGGGCGCTCGCAGCGCTCAATGTGCGCCAGCGTGCCGGCAGCGTGAAAGGCCTCGGCCACGAAGCCGCCGCCAGCGTCGCGCTGGCGCACCTCGCCGCCCGCCGTCAGCGCCACCACGCCAAAGGGCTCGCCGCTCTTGGCGCAGCGCTGGATCAGGTCCAGATAGCGTGGCTCGAAGATGCGCAGCTCCAGCAGGCCGCCGGGAAACAGCACCGAGTCGAGCGGGAAGAGTTCGATGTGGTGCTGCATGATGTGCCCGCCCGCGATCAGCGCGTCTTGGCGGCGATGCGCTGGCGCAGCGTGGCCAGCATCGCCATGGCCGCCTCGCGGCCGGCCTGGATGCTGCGCTTGCGCGCCGTGAAGTCGGCGCTGCCCACGCCGTCCAGCCGTGGCCGCATCACCACGTCGGCCTCGCGCAGCTCGAAGTTGTTGATCGAGCGCCCCATGATGGAGAAGGTCTGCAGCAGCATGCGCATGGCGTCGCCCGGCGGCTTGGCCTCGGGCGGCTCGGAGATGTCCACCGCGATGATGAGCTCGGCCCCCATCTGGCGCGCAAAACGCACCGGCACCGGCGCCACCAGGCCGCCGTCCACATACTCGCGCGCGCCGATCTTGACCGGCTGGAACACCGCCGGCACCGAGCTGGAGGCGCGCACCGCCGCGCCGGTGTCGCCGGTCTGGAACAGGATGGGCGAGCCGTCCGACAGATCGGTGGCGACGATGCCCAGCGGCAGCGCCATCTGCTCGATCAGCTTGTTGCCGGTTTGGGCGCGCACATAGCGGGCCAGCGCCTCGCCGCGGATCAGGCCGCGGGTCGGGAAGGCCCAGTCGGTGATGGCGCCCTCGTCCATGCCCTCGGCCAGGGTGGCGAGCTCCTTGCCGTTCTTGCCCGAGGCATAGAGCGCCGCCACCAGGCTGCCGGCCGAGGTGCCGGCCACCAGATCGACCTTGACGCCCTGCTCCTCCAGCACCTGGATCACGCCGATGTGCGCGAAGCCGCGCGCCGCCCCGCCGCCCAGCGCCAGGCCGATGCGCGGCGGCTTGGGCGCGGGCTTGGGCG
This portion of the Paucibacter sediminis genome encodes:
- a CDS encoding zinc ribbon domain-containing protein — encoded protein: MTLKSLVSVPQARPGHCANCGSALPEPPTKFCGACGQETRIKPPSLLEFLQQFGGAYISTEGALWRTLWRLLLLPGQLTLEYFAGRRRHFVLPIRLYLTISVLALVAIRFSGVLDVDGKPESLIKFDSPKPTETFFEWGAHRAGLKEGEFYCEQMPTKLCERVQRRIKMDPEATAGLMRELPERFVGNLGSAMFVMLPFYAFWLKLVYIDKRRRYTEHLVFALHLHAFWFAMALLLVSGVKPLVIGAAVAINVYPLIALHRVYRTRWWSTFMRAGLLFMLYANTLGFGLAAVGLWAFFS
- a CDS encoding 2-hydroxyacid dehydrogenase, producing MPNNKAQVLVARRIFPDIVERLRAHCEVDLHDANEPLPQAELIRRLQGKQGLFASGTERIDATLLDACPDLRAVCLMTVGYNNVDLDACSVRGVLVSNAPDVLTETTADFGFALMMAAARRISESEHYLRRGDWKQWRVDLFAGADVHGATLGILGMGRIGQAIARRGALGFGMPVIYHNRSRLPAEQEAPLAARWVEKDELLRQSDHLVIVLPYTPASHHMVAARELALMKPTATLTNIARGGVVDDAALAEALAAGRIAAAGLDVFEGEPTVHPALLQCANVVLTPHIASASVPTRRAMCNLAVDNLIAFFGGGVPPTALNLPLKPRP
- the phaP gene encoding TIGR01841 family phasin (Members of this family are phasins (small proteins associated with inclusions such as PHA granules). Note that several different families of phasins have been named PhaP despite very little sequence similarity to each other.), which codes for MLTAEQIFAAHKANVETLFGLTNKAFEGVEKLVELNLQVAKTALGEVADTTQAALSVKDAQELLALQAALLQPSAEKAASYSRHLYDIAAATNAEVVKVAEAQLADAQAKFAAVVETASKNAPAGTENAVALVKSAVAAANNAFENVQKAAKQASEVAEANFNAVTNTAVKASQTASRSSKRAA
- a CDS encoding acyl-CoA thioesterase yields the protein MSNARPAPEPRAAYAQFVSLGTRWMDNDIYGHLNNVVYYSLFDTAVNQYLIAQGALDIHGGEVIGLVVETHCNFFDSLAFPQQVEAGLRVAQRGRSSVRYEIGLFAPGQALCAARGHFVHVYVERESRRPVAALPDPYLKALEGLML
- a CDS encoding LON peptidase substrate-binding domain-containing protein, with protein sequence MQHHIELFPLDSVLFPGGLLELRIFEPRYLDLIQRCAKSGEPFGVVALTAGGEVRQRDAGGGFVAEAFHAAGTLAHIERCERPQPGLLQIRCRGGQRFELSSRQQLPHGLWVGEARLLAEDQQVAVPEDLRRVSRQLQVLLSRFEQAVASEDLPLQPPYHWNDCGWLANRWCELLPLPQADKQRLMALDNPLLRLELVADQLDRIERNAS
- a CDS encoding histone deacetylase family protein, which gives rise to MLAFHSDAHSLALPPGHRFPQSKYRLLREQIERAPGAIRLRAAAPASEGELALAHSPDYVDKVLQGHLSAAEQREIGFPWSPSMAARSRHSVGASIEAARAALAEGVAANLAGGTHHAHADKGSGYCVFNDVAVAARLMQTEWHRAHGSAVPGLRVLVIDLDVHQGNGTAAIFRDDPTVFTFSMHGAKNFPFRKEPSDLDVELPDGCRDAEYLAALQAGLARVWAACGSVGLAFYLAGADPHEGDRLGRLKLSTAGLLARDELVLQALAERRIPVALTMAGGYGHDLASTVAVQVNTLAAASRAWQRWADGDGTMAA
- a CDS encoding nitroreductase; the protein is MRAFLPTEVPRDVIEEILRVAARAPSGTNTQPWQVHVLTGAAKQRFSARIQAAFDDPAELATHQEEYAYYPREWAAPYIDRRRKVGWDLYGLLGIGKTDKARMHDQHGRNYQFFDAPVGLVFSIDRVMQQGSWLDYGMFLQNIMIAARARGLHTCPQAAFTQFHRLIADELRLRPEQMLVCGMALGYADPAAVENSLVTERAPVAEFTRFLAD
- a CDS encoding sodium:proton antiporter; its protein translation is MAVPDPLGSLGAWWGLPFAGMLLSIALMPLLLPRVWHRHYGKIAAGWALAFLLPLAASQGVGAVGPLLAHTLLAEYLPFIILLTALFSTAGGIYVRGNLHGSPGLNAGLMAIGALLASVMGTTGASMLMVRPLLRANDNRRHAAHVLVFFIFIVSNAGGSLTPLGDPPLFLGFLQGVDFFWTLRAIAPQTLFLVLTLLAIFYAIDSFCYRREGVTRQDPTPDDDRLGLLGAWNLLPLAAVVGLVLLSGIWKPGISLQLLGVELGLPGLLRDLGLLALTACSLAITPRGVRQRNQFSWGPMQEVAKLFAGIFLTMIPVLAMLKAGEQGAFAPIARAVTGVHGEPLPWAYFWLSGALSSFLDNAPTYLVFFNLAGGDPQALMGPLASTLAALSAGSVFMGANSYIGNAPNFMVKAIAEERGIRMPSFFGYMAWAAAVLLPLFLLMTLIWFR
- a CDS encoding putative bifunctional diguanylate cyclase/phosphodiesterase — encoded protein: MPGREVWLGALRRFNEGEGSLPQAFALRRARLLTVMAWVAMLGSIPWASYFILMGRPLAALLPGSAVLAGALTLGLLRLHLHRVAVLLFSLGCLLAVLGMCLLLDLPSAGAPRSAHLYLLPLFVCVFYFLQYGEGWLRLLLTLLVLGAFVVLQSTELRFVEPLPMSELTRQRAIWLVALLTVVMLYLSVQTMLRDARQATELELDFARGIAAGEIEPFFQAQCDAEGRLMGAEVLMRWRHPLRGLVPPGEFIPMAEATGLIKPAGQRLLEQVCSLLLQWQQGGALAGLPMAINVSSVQLQSDAATERLIETVPRALREAGLIKFELTESAYAQDFDDLLAKMQAMRAQGIRLALDDFGTGFSSLSLLKRLPLHQLKVDQSFVRDLPDDPDACHIAATIVRLGRDLGLDVVAEGVETQAQLDCLRAMGCSAFQGFLFARPLSAESFANQAALWRRGLKPPAGGV
- a CDS encoding M13 family metallopeptidase, whose amino-acid sequence is MKTIYKLSALALLAQLSGHGLASPAATGLDRHGFDAQVRAQDDLYRAVNGQWIKATAIPGDRAVIGTFTDLSDRADARLRSIVEGLAAKPQRPGSKEAQIGAFYSAYLDLDAIERAGLAPMQPLLAEIDAIDSRAALAQWQGRMQGRVLTPLQLDVLPDFKQPGVNRALLRQSGLGLPSRDYYLKADDARMARARAAYIAYLTLLAGQLGEPAPAEAAQRVMALEQRIAALHWDEVESRDSVKIYNPHTPAQLQGLVPAYDWQGLLAAAQMRQVDKLVVWQPSAAVGIAKLLAEEPLADWKLYQKLHSLDAHAAVLPKTIREARFAFRGTALTGASEERPRWQQGINAVNEALGEALGQLYVAKHFPAAHKARMQALVANLMAAFGDSIDTLDWMSAETKAQAKIKLSKYSVKIGYPDAWRDYGALQVRAGDALGNRDRAVAFEWARIAAKLGQPVDRGEWGMFPQQVNAYYEPTTNEIVFPAAILQPPFFDMKADDAVNYGAIGAIIGHEISHGFDDDGSQFDGDGMLRNWWTETDRKAFEAVGAKLVKQYAGYEAIPGKQVNGQLTLGENIADLSGLQVAYKAYQRSLKGKPAPVLGGLSGEQRFFMGWSQGWREKMREERSLQLLTADPHAPAEFRANGAPVNIDAFHQAFGTKPGDKLYKPSAERIRIW